One Kitasatospora sp. NBC_01266 genomic window carries:
- the lexA gene encoding transcriptional repressor LexA — MQDVPLGLPNGTVRSLPGRPPGIRTDEAGLTERQRRVIDVIRDSVQRRGYPPSMREIGQAVGLSSTSSVAHQLMALERKGFLRRDPHRPRAYEVRGVEVTRPNTAEAAGRPSTSYVPLVGRIAAGGPILAEQTVEDVFPLPRQLVGEGELFALTVRGDSMIEAAICDGDWVTVRRQPVAENGDIVAAMIDGEATVKRLKREDGRIWLLPHNPAYEPIPGDNATILGKVVAVLRRL; from the coding sequence GTGCAGGACGTGCCGCTCGGCCTGCCGAACGGCACGGTCCGCTCGCTGCCGGGCCGCCCACCCGGCATCCGCACCGACGAGGCCGGGCTGACCGAACGCCAGCGCCGGGTGATCGACGTGATCCGGGACTCCGTGCAGCGTCGCGGCTACCCGCCGAGCATGCGGGAGATCGGCCAGGCCGTCGGCCTCTCCTCCACCTCCTCGGTGGCGCACCAGCTGATGGCGCTGGAGCGCAAGGGCTTCCTGCGCCGCGACCCGCACCGCCCGCGGGCCTACGAGGTCCGCGGTGTCGAGGTGACCCGGCCGAACACCGCCGAGGCCGCCGGGCGTCCGTCCACCTCCTACGTCCCGCTGGTGGGCCGGATCGCCGCCGGTGGGCCGATCCTGGCCGAGCAGACCGTCGAGGACGTCTTCCCGCTGCCCCGCCAGCTGGTCGGCGAGGGCGAGCTGTTCGCCCTGACCGTGCGCGGTGACTCGATGATCGAGGCCGCGATCTGCGACGGCGACTGGGTCACCGTGCGCCGCCAGCCGGTCGCCGAGAACGGCGACATCGTGGCCGCGATGATCGACGGCGAGGCCACGGTGAAGCGGCTCAAGCGCGAGGACGGCCGGATCTGGCTGCTGCCGCACAACCCCGCCTACGAGCCCATCCCGGGCGACAACGCGACCATCCTGGGCAAGGTCGTGGCGGTGCTGCGGCGCCTGTGA
- the nrdR gene encoding transcriptional regulator NrdR gives MHCPFCRHSDSRVVDSRAADDGSSIRRRRQCPDCGRRFTTVETAALMVIKRSGVTEPFSREKVISGVRKACQGRPVTEDALAQLGQRVEECVRASGSAELSTHDVGLAILGPLKDLDVVAYLRFASVYQAYDGLSDFEAAIAELRGAEQPAAARDDDGATVAVPAAAP, from the coding sequence GTGCACTGTCCCTTCTGCCGGCACTCCGACAGCCGCGTGGTCGACAGCCGCGCCGCCGACGACGGCAGCTCGATCCGTCGCCGCCGGCAGTGCCCCGACTGCGGTCGTCGATTCACCACGGTGGAGACGGCCGCGCTGATGGTGATCAAGCGCAGCGGGGTGACCGAGCCGTTCAGTCGGGAGAAGGTGATCTCCGGAGTCCGCAAGGCCTGCCAGGGCCGACCGGTCACCGAGGACGCTCTCGCGCAGCTCGGCCAGCGGGTCGAGGAGTGTGTGCGGGCCTCCGGCTCGGCCGAGCTCTCCACCCACGACGTGGGACTGGCCATACTCGGCCCGCTCAAGGACCTGGACGTCGTCGCGTACCTGCGGTTCGCCTCGGTCTACCAGGCCTACGACGGCCTGTCGGACTTCGAGGCCGCCATTGCCGAGTTGCGTGGCGCGGAGCAGCCGGCGGCAGCCCGGGACGACGACGGCGCCACGGTCGCCGTCCCCGCCGCGGCACCCTAG